Below is a genomic region from candidate division KSB1 bacterium.
CACGGCCAGACCCGCGAGGGCTACCCGTTCGGTCGCGTCGAGATCCCGCCAGGCGGGGTGGGATGCCCATTTCGCAGCCACCGTGGCCATGCTTCCTGCATCGAGGGCGAGGCCGAGGCGAAACCTCTGCGGAAACCGGTAGAGCTCCACCGCTGCCGGATTAAAAAACGCCACGTCGAAGTCGCCCTCCAGGCTGGTGATCGCACCGCCCAGACCCAAGGCCCGTGCGCTCGCGAAAGAGAGCGTACGCCATCGATGGGACCCGACCGCTGACGTCGCTTCGCTGGTCGTCATCAGCCATAGGCCTGGGAGCGTGTAAAGTAGAACCGCGATTCGTGCCGTACGAGCTCTCATACCGGCAGCGCCTTCGCCCCCGCCCTGGCCCGCAAATGCCTTCCCAGAGCCAGGGCAATCGGAACCACATTCCCTAAGGTGACTGCGCGGGTAAACACATTCCCGTATCGCAGGTAAAAGGTGTCCTCGTCGCGGAGCTCGACCTCCCCAACGACGACCGCTTCGCGATACAGATCGGTCTCTTTTTGCACCCGGCCCAAAGGATCAATGAGGCAGCTCAGACCCGTATTGGCGCAACGGGCGATCCAGCGCCGCGTTTCGATGGCGCGAAAGACGGCCGCGCGCTCGTGCTGGTAGGGTCCACTGGTTCGACCGAACCAGCCGTCGTTGGTGATCACCACCAGAAACTGCCCACCGGCCAGGACGAATTGGCGCACTAGATCGGGGAAGATGCTTTCGTAGCAGATCACGGTGGCCAAGCAAACTCGGCGGATCGCAGAGCTACCGGAAAGCGCCGCCTTCAGATGGAACACCCGAACCCCCGGCCCTGGGGAGAAGTCCCCCTGCCCCATCTCCAGCTTGTCGAGGAGATCTTTGAACCAACCCAGGGCCCCCTGGTAGGGTACGCGCTCGCCGAAGGGGACCAGCTGTAGCTTGGCGTACCACTGAAGGTCCGCCCTGCCGGGCTCAAAGAGGAACGCGGCGTTGTAGGTGCGCAGGACACCGTCCTCTCCGTACTCATAGTCCGGTGCCCCGGAGAGGACGGGGGTTTCCCAGCGGCCGATATGTTCGTACATCCACTGGAGGTAGCGAGGTTCGTGGCGGATGTACATCGGCAGTGCCGTCTCCGGCCAGATTATCAGAGCCGGCCGTGACTTCAGGGCCTCCTCCGTGAGGCGCTCGTAGGTGGACATGTTGTCGTCGAGAAACGCAGAGTCCCACTTGCGGTAGGGGTCGATATTTCCCTGAATCAAGGCTAGGCGGATCTTTTCCTGCGTCTCGCGGTACTGTCGCATTACGACGCGGCCGTGCACCCACGGGAGCAAGAACAGCACGGCCATCACCAGGATCAGGACCAGTCGCCTTTTCCAACCGGGTGCGCGCAGGTACAGGTAGATGAGCACGTTCAACCAGGCGACCCAGAAGCTGACCCCGAAGACGCTCGTCACGGAGGCGTACTGGATAAGCGAGGTGTAATAGGACTGGGTGTAACCGAGCGAAAGCCAGGGAAAGCCGATCTGGCCCAGGGATCGCAGGTATTCGATCCCGGTCCACAGGAAAGGCAAGGCGTAGACGAAGTGCGGGCCGAGGTGGCTGGCCAGCCAGTGATGGCCCAGGCCGTACAGCACGAAGAAGAGGGGAAGCACGAGAAGGGCGCCCAGGGCGCCCGGGATCGTCACCCAGCTGATCCAGTACAGGGTGGCAAGGTGCGCGAGGAAACCGGCCACGTACGACCAGCGCACGGCTTGGCGTCCGTTCTTCCCTTCGAGAAGGTAGAACAAAGGGACCAGGGCCCAGTAGGCCACAAAGCCCAGACGGAAGGGCGGAAAGGACAGACCGAAGGCCACGCCGGTCGCTCCCGCCAGGAGCAGATTCTTCCGCCGCTGTGTATTGCTTTCGCTCACGGCCGCTTATCCCTGCTGGGATCTCCCGTTCTCGGCTATCAAAAACGGCCCGCCGTAGCAGGCCGAACAAGGCAAAGACGCTCCCTCAGCGGGTCACGAGCTCCCATCGACGGTCATTCCGACGGGCCCCCCCGATCGGATTGTGCCCTCCCCCTGAGCCAGTCCAAGTAGCTCTGAAGAATTTCAACTGCAGCGATCTGGTCCACGATCGGCCGATTTCTGCTGGGACGTCGACCCGCGCTTCGAAGTTTGCGCTGGGCAGTTACTGTGGTCAGGCGCTCGTCCCAGGCACGGATCGGTACCGCGATTCTCTCTGCCAGTCGGGCCGCAAAGGCCCTTGCCCGTTCCGCTTCTTTCCCCTCCTCCCCCCGCATGGTCAGAGGCATACCCACGATCACCGCCTGAACGTCGAGTTGCCGAATGATCTCCACCAACCGCTCCAGCCGACTGGTTTCACTTCCCCCTTCCAGAGTGGTTAGGGGATGGGCCAGGAGTCCCAGAGGATCACTGATCGCCACCCCAATTCGCCGGGTCCCGTAATCAATCCCCAGGTAGCGTCTCCGCCCGTCGTCTGGGGTAGGCTTTCCACGGCATGGGGAAACCTCTTTGGGATCGGCTGTCATTTACCCTGGCCGGACTGAAGCTCTGAGAGGGGTCTTTTGAGGATTTCCTTGAGTGCCTTGCCCGCTTTGAAGTGGGTTTTCCGCCGCGCGGGCACGTAGATGATTTCCCCCGTCTTGGGGTTGCGGGCCTTGGGTTTCGGCTTGGTGGTCTTTACCTCGAACACCCCGAAGTCGCGGATCTCAATTCGGATTTCCGGATCGGCTTCCGCCATGTAAGACCGCAGCGCTCGGAACACGCCGTCCACAATGCGCTCGGTCAGGTAGATCTTCTCGCCTACCAGCTCCGCAGTCCGTTTGGCCACGTCCTTCTTGGTAATCGTCCGCTTCTTCGTCGCCTGCTTCATCGATCCGACTCCTTTGCCTTTACCAGATCCCGCCTTTCGATTCCCTTCCTCCGTCTACGTTTACTCAGGCAATGGCGACCCCCTTCTTCGCCGAGGGCCATCGGTCAGCCCTTAAACCCCGGCCTCTTCGGCCCCCTCGGCTTCCACCGATCCCTCCAGGCGCGATACACTAAGCACCCCCCGCACCTTGCGGATCTTGTGCATGACTCGCGTCAGATGGGAGAGATTGCGAACCTCAATGATGAACGTACCGGATGCCACGGAGTCGGCTGCTTTCATCTCCGCGCTGACGATGTTGGTGTCTACGCTGGCAATGGCCTGGGAGATGTCCGCCAGCAGCCCCTTTCGATTCTCGCCCAGGACGCGCAAGCTGGCCAGGAACTGATGGTCCTTGCTGACGTCCCACTCCACCTCGATGTAGCGGTTGGGGTCCTCCATCATGGCCAGGAGGTTCTTGCAGTCGGCGCGGTGCACTACGATCCCACGCCCACGGGTGATGAAGCCGATGATCCGGTCCCCGGGGACAGGCTGGCAGCACTTGCCGAAATGGATCAGCATGTCGCGGACACCGTCCACGCGCACCCCCTTCGCCGACCCGCGCGCCTTCTCCAGAAAGCGCTGGAAGATCGAGTCCTCCTTGGCCTTCTCGATCTTCTCCGGCGAAAGCTTGCGCGCCACGTTCTCAATGGACAGGTCGCCGCGCCCAATGGCCGCGTAGAGCTGCTCCACATCGCTCAGGCCAAAGGACTGGGCAATCTCCTCCAGCTCCTGGTCGTCCTTCGGGATGCGGAAGCGCTTGAAGAAGCGATTCAGGATCTCCTGGCCCAGCTGGATGCTCTGCTCGTACTGAGCCTCCCGAAGCCAGCGCTTGATCCGGCTGCGCGCCTTGGAGGTCTTGACAAACTTCAGCCAGTCGGGATTGGGCTTCTGGTTGTGGCTGGTGATGATCTCAACGCGATCGCCGCTCCGCAACTCGTAGTCCAGAGGGACGATCCGCCCGTTGACCTTCGCCGCCAGGCAGTGGAGCCCAATGTCGGTGTGCACCGCAAACGCGAAATCCACGGGGGTGGCCCCGCGCGGCAGCTTAAGGAGATCCCCTTTCGGGGTGAAGACGAAAACCTCGTCCTGGAAAAGCTCAACCTTGAGGTCTTCCAGGAACTCCCCGGAGTCGTGGGCGTCCTGCTGCCACTCCAGGATCTGACGCAGCCAGAGGAGATGCTTGTCGAGGTCCTCGTCCGTCTTTCCCTCTTTGTAGCGCCAGTGAGCGGCGATGCCCTCCTCGGCGGTGCGGTGCATTTCGTGCGTACGGATCTGCACCTCCACCATCTTGCCGTCCGGCCCTATGACCGTCGTGTGGAGGCTCTGGTACATGTTGGACTTCGGGGTGGCAATATAGTCCTTGAAGCGGTCGTGGACCGGCGTGTAGAGGCTGTGGACGATGCCCAGGGCGAAGTAACACTCCTCCACCTTGTCGACGATGATCCGGATCGCGAGGAGATCGTAGATTTCCTCGAACGGGACGTTGCGCTTCTGCATCTTCATGTAGATGCTGTAGAAGTGCTTGGGCCGTCCCGTGATCTGTGCCTTGATGCCGGCGCGACGCAGCTCCTCCTGAATGGGCCGGGCGAAGCGCCGGATGTAGCGCTCCCTCTCAACGCGCTTCTCGGCGATCTTGCGCTCAATCTCCTCGTACGCCGCCGGGTCCAGCTCTTTTAGGGCCAGATCCTCCAGCTCCCACTTGATGCGCGCAATTCCCAGCCGGTGGGCAAGGGGCGCGTAGACGTCGCGGGTCTCGATCGCGATCCACTTGCGCTTCTTCTCCGGCAGGTACTCCAGGGTGCGCATGTTGTGGAGGCGGTCGGCGAACTTGATGAGGATGACCCGGATGTCCCGGACCATGGAGAGGAGCATTTTGCGGAAGTTCTCCGCCTGGCGCGTCTCCAACTTCTCCAGCCTGAGTCCGCCGATCTTGGTCACGCCGTCCACCAGCTGGGCGATCTCCTCGCCGAACTCCTCGCGCACCATCTGGAGGCTCACCCCGGTGTCCTCGACCACGTCGTGGAGTAACCCGGCCACCACGGTCACGTGGTCCATGCGCAGCTCGGTTAAGATCTTGGCCACCTCGAGGGGGTGCTCGAAATAGGGAACCCCACTCATCCGGAGCTGCTCGCGGTGGGCACTGTAGGCGAAGAGAAAGGCGCGCGCCAGAAGCTCGGCGTCCACGTGGGGATCATAGCGTCGCAAGCGACGGAGGAGGACCTGGTACTGGCGATAGTACGGGTTGGCCGTAAGGTACGCTTCCGCCCCACTTGCAGCTGCCGGGACCGGAGCCTGAAGCTGTTTTTCTGCCGTCTCAGCCAAACCCTTACCCTAAGCTGCCCGCTTCCCAAGCCAACGTTGTAACGCTTCACCCCCGGAGGCGGTTGCCGGATTCCAGGCCGACCTCAGAAAGGTACGTACTGCTCCGGAGGGGGAACCTCCTTCTCGTAAGTCGCCAGATTGGCGAAGAGGGCGTACTCCTTCACGAAGGCCAGTTCCACGGTGTCCGTCGGCCCGTTGCGCTGCTTGGCGACGATGATCTCCGCGATCCCCGGCTTGTCCGTCGGCCCGTACACCTCCGGGCGGTAGATGAAGATCACCACGTCGGCGTCCTGCTCGATCGCGCCCGATTCTCGCAGGTCGGAGAGGATGGGCCGCCGTTCCCCCGTCCGCTGCTCCACCGCGCGCGAAAGCTGGGATAGAGCGACCACCGGGATCTCCAGCTCTTTGGCAAGGGCCTTCAGAGACTGGGAGATCATCGAGATTTCCATCTGGCGGCTCTCGATACGCCCGGTACCCCGGATCAGCTGCAGATAGTCGATGATCAGCAGGCCAAGCTTGTGCTCGGCCTTCGCCCTGCGCGCCTTGGCGCGGATCTCCAGGATGGTCTGGGCCGGCCGGTCGTCGATGAAAATGGGGGCCTGGTCCAAGCGGCCAACGGCCATACTCAGCTTCGGCCACTCGGAGCTGGGGAGGCGCCCCGTGCGGATGAGGTGGGCGTTGACGCGGGCCTCGCTGCACAGAAGACGCAAGGTCAGCTGGTAGCCCGCCATCTCCAGGCTGATGAAGCCCACGGGGATACCGTAATCCACGGCTGCGTTGCGGGCGATGTTCAGGGCAAAAGCGGTCTTGCCCATGCTCGGTCGCCCCGCGATCACGATGAAGTCCGAGGGCTGGAAACCGGAGGTGAGGTTATCCAGAGCCGTGAAGCCCGTCGGCACACCGGTTGTCGTCCCCCGGCGGGAGTGATAGGTCTCGATGACCTCGAAGGTGTGGTGAAGCAAGGGCCGGACGTGGCGAAATCCTTCGCGCAGGCGACGCTCCGAGATGGAGAAGATCTTTCGCTCGGCCTCGTCGATCAGGTCGAAGATGTCCGACGTCCCTTCGTAGGCCCGTTCCTGAACCTCGCTGGCTATGTCGATGAGACGTCGCGCAAGGGCCTTTTCCAGAACGATCTTGGCGTAGTACTCGACGTTCGCCGCCGAAGGAACCGTTCGCAACAGTTCGGTCAGGTAGTAGTTGCCCCCTACCTCGTCGAGCTCGTCCCTGCGGGAAAGCTCCTCCGCAAGGGTGAGCACGTCCACCGGCTCATTCCGGTCGAAGAGACTCAAGGCCGCTTCGTAGATCTTCTGATGGGCGCGCCGGTAGAAACAGCCGGGATCGAGAATCTCGACAACGCGCGCGATGGCGTTGGGCTCGAGGAGGATGGAGCCGAGTACAGCCATCTCTGCCTCGATGGCCTGCGGCGGGACTCGTTCCCTCAGTTCCGTCTCCTTGTTCACCGCCACGGTGCTCCGCTCCTCCGCTCAGGTTTAGCCTTGCCTAAGCTACTCATCCAAAGGAAGGGTCTCCTGGATTGCCTGCACTGGACCCTCGTCGCTGCCCTTGCGGCGCTTATCTGCCTCGGGCACTTCCTGCGTCTCAATGCCTGGCAAGCCCTGGGCCTCTCGCTCCACGATCTGCCGATGCAACTGGACCGCTCGCCGCAAATCGGCGATCGCTGCTTCGTACAGGGAGGGCGTGCGAAGAACAGCTGCCGGATGGTACGTGACCAGCATTGGGATGCCGTGAAACTCCCACACCGGTCCCCGCAGGCGGTTCAACGGGGTCAGCACGTCCAGAAGCGCCTGGGCGGCAATCCGTCCAAGACAGACCAGAAGCTTGGGCCGGATGATCTCGATTTGCCTTCGCAGGTAGGGCAGACATTGCGCCACCTCTTCCGCCAGGGGGTCACGATTGCCAGGGGGCCGGCACTTCAGCACGTTGGCAATGTACACCTCCTGCCGGCGCAGGCCGACCTCGGCCAGCATCTTGTTCAGGAGCTGGCCCGCCCTACCCACGAAGGGCTCCCCCTGCAGGTCTTCTTCCGCACCCGGTGCTTCGCCCACGAACATGATCTCGGCTTTCTCGTTGCCCACACCGAACACGAAATGGGTGCGGGTCCGTCCCAGGGGACATTTCTGGCAATCGCGGATCTCGAGGTAGTACTGCTGGAGCGCAGAGGGCTCCCGCGCTTCCCCCTGCAGCACACTCCACA
It encodes:
- a CDS encoding integration host factor subunit beta, which gives rise to MKQATKKRTITKKDVAKRTAELVGEKIYLTERIVDGVFRALRSYMAEADPEIRIEIRDFGVFEVKTTKPKPKARNPKTGEIIYVPARRKTHFKAGKALKEILKRPLSELQSGQGK
- the lnt gene encoding apolipoprotein N-acyltransferase: MSESNTQRRKNLLLAGATGVAFGLSFPPFRLGFVAYWALVPLFYLLEGKNGRQAVRWSYVAGFLAHLATLYWISWVTIPGALGALLVLPLFFVLYGLGHHWLASHLGPHFVYALPFLWTGIEYLRSLGQIGFPWLSLGYTQSYYTSLIQYASVTSVFGVSFWVAWLNVLIYLYLRAPGWKRRLVLILVMAVLFLLPWVHGRVVMRQYRETQEKIRLALIQGNIDPYRKWDSAFLDDNMSTYERLTEEALKSRPALIIWPETALPMYIRHEPRYLQWMYEHIGRWETPVLSGAPDYEYGEDGVLRTYNAAFLFEPGRADLQWYAKLQLVPFGERVPYQGALGWFKDLLDKLEMGQGDFSPGPGVRVFHLKAALSGSSAIRRVCLATVICYESIFPDLVRQFVLAGGQFLVVITNDGWFGRTSGPYQHERAAVFRAIETRRWIARCANTGLSCLIDPLGRVQKETDLYREAVVVGEVELRDEDTFYLRYGNVFTRAVTLGNVVPIALALGRHLRARAGAKALPV
- a CDS encoding bifunctional (p)ppGpp synthetase/guanosine-3',5'-bis(diphosphate) 3'-pyrophosphohydrolase; the encoded protein is MDAELLARAFLFAYSAHREQLRMSGVPYFEHPLEVAKILTELRMDHVTVVAGLLHDVVEDTGVSLQMVREEFGEEIAQLVDGVTKIGGLRLEKLETRQAENFRKMLLSMVRDIRVILIKFADRLHNMRTLEYLPEKKRKWIAIETRDVYAPLAHRLGIARIKWELEDLALKELDPAAYEEIERKIAEKRVERERYIRRFARPIQEELRRAGIKAQITGRPKHFYSIYMKMQKRNVPFEEIYDLLAIRIIVDKVEECYFALGIVHSLYTPVHDRFKDYIATPKSNMYQSLHTTVIGPDGKMVEVQIRTHEMHRTAEEGIAAHWRYKEGKTDEDLDKHLLWLRQILEWQQDAHDSGEFLEDLKVELFQDEVFVFTPKGDLLKLPRGATPVDFAFAVHTDIGLHCLAAKVNGRIVPLDYELRSGDRVEIITSHNQKPNPDWLKFVKTSKARSRIKRWLREAQYEQSIQLGQEILNRFFKRFRIPKDDQELEEIAQSFGLSDVEQLYAAIGRGDLSIENVARKLSPEKIEKAKEDSIFQRFLEKARGSAKGVRVDGVRDMLIHFGKCCQPVPGDRIIGFITRGRGIVVHRADCKNLLAMMEDPNRYIEVEWDVSKDHQFLASLRVLGENRKGLLADISQAIASVDTNIVSAEMKAADSVASGTFIIEVRNLSHLTRVMHKIRKVRGVLSVSRLEGSVEAEGAEEAGV
- the ruvX gene encoding Holliday junction resolvase RuvX; protein product: MTADPKEVSPCRGKPTPDDGRRRYLGIDYGTRRIGVAISDPLGLLAHPLTTLEGGSETSRLERLVEIIRQLDVQAVIVGMPLTMRGEEGKEAERARAFAARLAERIAVPIRAWDERLTTVTAQRKLRSAGRRPSRNRPIVDQIAAVEILQSYLDWLRGRAQSDRGGPSE
- the dnaB gene encoding replicative DNA helicase — encoded protein: MAVNKETELRERVPPQAIEAEMAVLGSILLEPNAIARVVEILDPGCFYRRAHQKIYEAALSLFDRNEPVDVLTLAEELSRRDELDEVGGNYYLTELLRTVPSAANVEYYAKIVLEKALARRLIDIASEVQERAYEGTSDIFDLIDEAERKIFSISERRLREGFRHVRPLLHHTFEVIETYHSRRGTTTGVPTGFTALDNLTSGFQPSDFIVIAGRPSMGKTAFALNIARNAAVDYGIPVGFISLEMAGYQLTLRLLCSEARVNAHLIRTGRLPSSEWPKLSMAVGRLDQAPIFIDDRPAQTILEIRAKARRAKAEHKLGLLIIDYLQLIRGTGRIESRQMEISMISQSLKALAKELEIPVVALSQLSRAVEQRTGERRPILSDLRESGAIEQDADVVIFIYRPEVYGPTDKPGIAEIIVAKQRNGPTDTVELAFVKEYALFANLATYEKEVPPPEQYVPF
- a CDS encoding uracil-DNA glycosylase, with amino-acid sequence MSTPVPHPLVEAVRALAYELEIHGDGPAIDRDLMWSVLQGEAREPSALQQYYLEIRDCQKCPLGRTRTHFVFGVGNEKAEIMFVGEAPGAEEDLQGEPFVGRAGQLLNKMLAEVGLRRQEVYIANVLKCRPPGNRDPLAEEVAQCLPYLRRQIEIIRPKLLVCLGRIAAQALLDVLTPLNRLRGPVWEFHGIPMLVTYHPAAVLRTPSLYEAAIADLRRAVQLHRQIVEREAQGLPGIETQEVPEADKRRKGSDEGPVQAIQETLPLDE